From Selenomonas sp. AB3002, one genomic window encodes:
- a CDS encoding NAD(P)/FAD-dependent oxidoreductase, whose amino-acid sequence MGKVMVLGAGPAGVSAALYARRGGAEVMVIHKGLKSGALGKAELIENYYGLETPVSGAELERRGIEGARALGVEFVEDELVELAYGDDFKSFKAKSPQAEYTADAVIIAAGASRKTVSLPGIKEFEGHGVSYCATCDAFFYRGRIVAVLGAGEYALHEAEALLPHAAKVYLFTNGEEPEAEKIPAGVEVCRERLASLQGGDRVEKAVFEGGRELPLDGLFIALGTAGSTELARKMGVMLENGSLKADEHGATNVPGIFAAGDCTGGLLQIAKAVYQGAEAGLGAVKYLRGKS is encoded by the coding sequence ATGGGAAAGGTGATGGTTCTGGGAGCAGGGCCTGCTGGTGTCTCTGCGGCCCTTTATGCCCGACGGGGCGGGGCTGAGGTGATGGTCATTCATAAAGGGCTGAAATCCGGCGCTTTGGGCAAGGCTGAACTGATAGAGAATTACTATGGCCTGGAAACGCCGGTTTCAGGTGCGGAACTTGAGCGCCGCGGCATAGAGGGGGCCAGGGCCCTGGGCGTTGAATTTGTCGAGGATGAGCTGGTGGAGCTGGCTTACGGTGATGACTTCAAGAGCTTCAAGGCCAAATCTCCTCAGGCTGAATATACGGCAGATGCTGTCATCATCGCTGCCGGTGCCTCCCGCAAGACTGTTTCCCTGCCGGGTATCAAAGAGTTCGAGGGCCATGGGGTGAGCTATTGCGCCACCTGTGATGCCTTTTTCTACCGGGGCAGGATTGTGGCTGTGCTGGGGGCGGGGGAATATGCCCTGCACGAGGCGGAGGCCCTGCTGCCCCATGCGGCCAAGGTGTATCTTTTCACCAATGGAGAGGAGCCGGAGGCAGAAAAAATCCCCGCCGGTGTTGAGGTTTGCCGGGAAAGGCTCGCTTCTCTCCAAGGCGGGGACCGGGTGGAAAAAGCTGTATTTGAGGGCGGCAGGGAGCTGCCTTTGGATGGCCTGTTTATCGCTCTGGGCACTGCGGGCAGTACGGAGCTGGCCCGGAAAATGGGAGTGATGCTGGAGAATGGCAGCCTCAAGGCGGATGAGCATGGGGCCACCAATGTTCCCGGCATCTTTGCCGCAGGTGACTGCACGGGCGGGCTCCTGCAGATTGCCAAGGCGGTGTATCAGGGCGCTGAGGCAGGGCTGGGGGCTGTGAAGTATTTGCGCGGCAAGAGCTGA
- the rsmG gene encoding 16S rRNA (guanine(527)-N(7))-methyltransferase RsmG, whose amino-acid sequence MFQKFMAEAAEAAGLQLSDNQLQQFTRYYEMLIEWNEKMNLTAITEAQEVAVKHMVDSLTALETGLFAEGATVIDVGTGAGFPGLPLKIYRPDLKLTLMDSLQKRVGFLEAVVEELGLQEVACVHARAEEGARNKAYREKFDLAVSRAVAALPVLAEYTLPFVKKGGFLVALKGAKYAEEAEAAVRALALLGGSASKCREVALPGLEDKRAIVTVKKLKLTPKAYPRKAGTPTKKPL is encoded by the coding sequence ATGTTTCAAAAGTTTATGGCAGAGGCTGCAGAGGCGGCAGGTTTGCAGTTAAGTGATAACCAGCTGCAGCAGTTCACCCGTTATTATGAAATGCTCATAGAGTGGAATGAGAAGATGAACCTCACCGCCATCACGGAAGCGCAGGAAGTGGCGGTGAAGCACATGGTGGACAGCCTGACGGCCTTGGAGACGGGGCTCTTTGCAGAGGGGGCAACGGTGATTGATGTGGGCACGGGAGCCGGTTTCCCGGGGCTGCCGCTGAAAATCTACCGGCCTGACCTGAAGCTCACCCTCATGGATTCCCTGCAGAAGCGGGTGGGGTTCCTGGAAGCAGTGGTGGAGGAATTGGGCCTGCAGGAAGTTGCCTGTGTCCATGCCCGGGCTGAGGAGGGGGCGCGGAACAAGGCCTATCGCGAGAAGTTCGACCTTGCCGTAAGCCGCGCCGTGGCGGCCTTGCCTGTTTTGGCAGAGTACACGCTGCCCTTTGTGAAAAAAGGCGGCTTCCTGGTGGCTCTCAAGGGGGCTAAATATGCGGAGGAAGCGGAGGCTGCAGTTCGGGCCCTCGCCCTGCTGGGAGGGTCTGCTTCCAAGTGCCGGGAAGTGGCCCTGCCGGGCCTTGAGGACAAGCGGGCTATTGTGACGGTGAAGAAATTGAAGCTCACGCCGAAGGCCTATCCCAGGAAAGCGGGCACGCCTACGAAAAAACCTCTGTGA
- a CDS encoding metalloregulator ArsR/SmtB family transcription factor: protein MIEDKEQLTELAEKLKVIAHPVRLCIVRGLWRRGCCNVTFMQECLDIPQSTVSQHLGKLRQAGIIQGERNGLEICYSLKDPLIEEILKIMFEEKNV, encoded by the coding sequence ATGATTGAAGATAAAGAACAGCTCACTGAGCTGGCGGAGAAGCTGAAGGTCATTGCCCATCCGGTGCGGCTTTGCATCGTGCGGGGGCTGTGGCGGCGCGGCTGCTGCAATGTGACTTTCATGCAGGAATGCCTGGATATTCCCCAGTCCACTGTTTCCCAGCATCTGGGCAAGCTTCGGCAGGCGGGGATCATACAGGGAGAGAGGAATGGACTGGAAATCTGCTATTCACTGAAGGACCCGCTGATAGAAGAGATATTGAAGATAATGTTTGAAGAAAAGAATGTGTGA
- a CDS encoding malic enzyme-like NAD(P)-binding protein, with amino-acid sequence MLLMKKENVNQASLELHQESQGKIEIMSKVPLNTQRDLTLAYSPGVAAPCLAIKDEPEKIYDYTSKSNLVAVVTNGTAVLGLGAIGAGAGLPVMEGKAILFKGFAGVDSVPIALDSKDPQEIIRAVEMMAPTFGGINLEDIKAPECFVIENELKKRLDIPVFHDDQHGTAIVVASALINALRVVKKDMGAIRVVVNGAGAAGQAITRLLVSLGVQDILLCDTKGAIYEGRPEGMNPFKDDIAKITNRQMHKGSLAEVLKGADVFVGVSVAGCVTEEMVRSMADDPIIMAMANPTPEIMPELAHKAGARIVCTGRSDYPNQVNNLLAFPGIFRGALDVRAKEINEEMKLAAAHAIASLISEKELAPNHVITSPFDPRVAPAVAKAVAKAAIETGVARSHNMTPTDVAAHTRALLAGMNRKQQVSA; translated from the coding sequence ATGTTACTTATGAAAAAGGAAAATGTAAACCAAGCTTCTCTCGAGCTCCATCAGGAAAGCCAGGGCAAAATCGAAATCATGAGCAAGGTGCCCCTGAACACCCAGCGCGACCTGACCCTGGCCTACAGTCCCGGGGTAGCAGCCCCCTGCCTGGCCATCAAAGACGAGCCAGAGAAGATTTACGACTATACTTCCAAGAGCAATCTGGTGGCAGTAGTCACCAACGGCACTGCCGTCCTGGGCCTGGGCGCCATCGGCGCAGGCGCAGGCCTGCCCGTCATGGAAGGCAAGGCCATCCTCTTCAAGGGCTTCGCAGGTGTGGACTCCGTCCCCATCGCCCTTGACTCCAAAGACCCCCAGGAAATCATCCGGGCCGTGGAAATGATGGCCCCCACCTTCGGCGGCATCAATCTGGAGGACATCAAAGCTCCCGAGTGCTTCGTCATCGAAAACGAGCTCAAGAAAAGACTTGATATCCCCGTCTTCCACGATGACCAGCACGGCACCGCCATTGTGGTAGCTTCTGCCCTCATCAACGCCCTCAGAGTGGTGAAGAAGGACATGGGCGCCATCCGCGTAGTAGTGAACGGCGCAGGCGCCGCCGGCCAGGCCATCACCCGCCTGCTGGTCTCCCTGGGCGTGCAGGACATCCTGCTCTGCGACACCAAGGGTGCCATCTACGAAGGCCGTCCCGAGGGCATGAATCCCTTTAAGGACGACATCGCCAAGATCACCAACCGCCAGATGCACAAAGGCAGCCTTGCAGAAGTGCTGAAAGGCGCCGACGTCTTCGTAGGCGTCTCCGTGGCAGGCTGCGTCACCGAGGAAATGGTGCGCTCCATGGCAGATGATCCCATCATCATGGCCATGGCCAACCCCACCCCGGAAATCATGCCGGAACTGGCCCACAAGGCCGGCGCCCGCATAGTCTGCACAGGCCGCTCCGACTATCCCAACCAGGTGAACAACCTGCTGGCCTTCCCGGGCATCTTCCGTGGCGCTTTGGACGTCCGTGCCAAGGAAATCAATGAAGAAATGAAACTGGCAGCCGCCCATGCCATCGCCAGCCTCATTTCCGAGAAGGAGCTTGCTCCCAATCATGTCATCACCAGCCCCTTCGACCCGAGAGTGGCTCCCGCAGTAGCCAAGGCCGTGGCAAAAGCCGCCATAGAAACAGGCGTTGCAAGAAGCCACAACATGACTCCCACGGACGTAGCCGCCCACACCAGGGCACTGCTGGCAGGCATGAACAGAAAGCAGCAGGTCAGCGCCTAA
- a CDS encoding long-chain-fatty-acid--CoA ligase — translation MLVHELINQGAASDLAIIDHERRFTYAELQEAVKNCRNRLYAEGVKPGDRVAIFSRNSAEFVFVYMAVASLGAISIPINFQLSNREIAYIIKDAGARFLVTYELLNLVDAMAALRCDIRLKQIDTKNIGTKKEGLEEAPSFPSHLDEHAPCVIIYTSGTTGNPKGAVLSHRNLVANCEQIVYMGCKSEHNVLCVLPMYHCFGWTCAVLYPLHSGATVVILDSFTPKETIKTIREEKVTDMYVVPSICSLLTKLATKEDMASMRLVVSGGTTLPLKIAEDFMEKFGLEICEGYGLSETSPVVTMNPPGASKVGSSGVPVHDIEVRIVDPQNNDVPQGEPGELICRGENVMLGYWNLPEASNEALRGGWFHTADVARIDEDGYVYIVDRIKDMIISMGENIYPREVEEVVYQFPGIAEAAVIGIEDKLRGQAGACFYSLHEGASVNIRELKKFLQENLALYKIPREFHELPHLPRTSTGKIAKRMIWDEFQKNKS, via the coding sequence ATGCTGGTACATGAGCTTATCAATCAGGGCGCAGCGAGTGATCTTGCCATCATCGATCATGAGCGCCGTTTCACTTATGCCGAATTGCAGGAAGCGGTAAAAAATTGCCGCAACCGCCTCTACGCTGAGGGCGTGAAGCCCGGCGACCGGGTTGCCATCTTCTCCCGCAACAGCGCGGAGTTCGTCTTTGTCTACATGGCCGTGGCCTCCCTGGGCGCCATCTCCATCCCCATCAACTTCCAGCTGTCCAACCGTGAGATTGCCTACATTATAAAAGACGCCGGCGCCCGCTTCCTGGTGACCTATGAACTCCTCAATCTGGTAGATGCCATGGCAGCCCTGCGCTGCGACATCCGCCTGAAGCAGATCGACACCAAGAACATCGGCACGAAAAAGGAAGGGCTGGAAGAAGCCCCCAGCTTCCCCTCCCATCTGGATGAGCACGCTCCCTGCGTCATCATCTACACCTCAGGCACCACCGGCAACCCCAAGGGCGCAGTGCTTTCCCACCGCAATCTGGTAGCCAACTGCGAGCAGATTGTCTACATGGGCTGCAAGTCAGAGCACAATGTGCTCTGCGTACTGCCCATGTACCACTGCTTCGGCTGGACCTGCGCCGTGCTCTATCCCCTGCACTCCGGAGCCACCGTGGTTATCCTGGACTCTTTCACCCCGAAGGAAACCATCAAGACCATCCGGGAAGAAAAGGTCACGGATATGTACGTGGTGCCCTCCATCTGCTCCCTGCTGACCAAGCTGGCCACCAAGGAAGACATGGCCTCCATGCGTCTGGTGGTCTCCGGCGGCACTACCCTGCCCTTGAAGATTGCCGAAGACTTCATGGAGAAGTTCGGCCTGGAAATCTGCGAGGGCTACGGCCTCTCCGAAACCTCCCCGGTTGTCACCATGAACCCTCCCGGCGCTTCCAAGGTGGGCTCCAGCGGCGTGCCTGTGCATGACATCGAAGTGCGCATCGTGGACCCCCAAAACAACGATGTGCCCCAGGGTGAACCCGGCGAGCTGATCTGCCGGGGCGAAAATGTGATGCTGGGTTACTGGAACCTGCCCGAAGCCTCAAATGAAGCCCTCAGGGGCGGCTGGTTCCACACTGCTGATGTAGCCCGCATTGACGAAGATGGCTATGTCTACATCGTGGACCGCATCAAGGACATGATCATTTCCATGGGCGAGAACATCTATCCCCGTGAGGTAGAGGAAGTGGTCTATCAGTTCCCCGGCATCGCCGAGGCAGCCGTCATCGGCATTGAAGACAAGCTGAGAGGCCAGGCAGGCGCCTGCTTCTACAGCCTTCACGAAGGTGCCAGCGTGAACATCCGTGAGCTGAAGAAATTCCTCCAGGAAAACCTGGCCCTCTACAAGATTCCCCGCGAATTCCACGAACTGCCCCACCTGCCCCGCACTTCTACGGGCAAGATTGCCAAGCGCATGATCTGGGACGAGTTCCAGAAGAATAAGTCATAA
- a CDS encoding threonine/serine exporter family protein: MEEGNKSSIDYLQEPFSRIGYKMHLLLQVGKALMESGADTDRTVRDMKRAAAYMGIPPERIHQHTMYTTLMLNVNDDQHSYTEFCKCRNHGINMTTLSAVSKLTWKALARNYTLESFERHLMRIQGIPKSYTVGQTALGAGAACGGFAVLFGGSLLDFFLTALCACFGFYMRRLCNAYAFNQYAAIAITSFAATTLAWATQFPLGELHWYPLIACTLFLVPGIPLINAIDDFLNNFIVSGLTRAIHTLLVVGSMTFGIVLAIRLGNVADFTEVSLSPHSLYLAQAVAAAISAMGFSIIFNIPRRLLPVVGVGGVITVMLRNFCVMELGASQAFGSFLGAAVVGIIALKAIHIFHTPNVVLTIPSAIPMIPGVLLYRLLFALLNISTITPAALLDGIRSGVEAIIIIIGIAVGVAIPNIFNHRHIEKVKQKRVARLLALRDED, translated from the coding sequence ATGGAGGAAGGAAATAAATCCTCGATAGATTATCTGCAGGAGCCATTCAGCCGCATCGGCTATAAGATGCACTTGCTCCTGCAGGTGGGTAAGGCGCTCATGGAGAGCGGGGCGGACACGGACAGGACGGTGCGGGATATGAAGCGGGCGGCGGCCTATATGGGCATACCGCCTGAGCGCATCCACCAGCACACCATGTATACCACCCTGATGCTCAATGTGAATGACGACCAGCACAGTTACACGGAGTTTTGCAAGTGCAGGAATCACGGCATCAATATGACTACTTTGTCGGCGGTGTCCAAGCTAACCTGGAAAGCTCTGGCGCGGAATTATACTTTGGAAAGCTTTGAGCGTCACCTCATGCGCATTCAGGGCATTCCCAAGTCCTATACCGTGGGCCAGACAGCTCTGGGAGCTGGGGCGGCCTGCGGGGGATTTGCCGTGCTGTTCGGCGGCAGTCTGCTGGATTTTTTCCTCACGGCTCTCTGTGCCTGCTTTGGCTTTTACATGCGGCGGCTCTGCAATGCCTATGCTTTCAACCAGTATGCCGCCATCGCCATCACTTCTTTTGCAGCCACTACTTTGGCCTGGGCCACCCAGTTTCCCCTGGGAGAGCTGCACTGGTATCCGCTGATTGCCTGCACCCTCTTTCTGGTGCCGGGCATACCGCTCATCAATGCCATAGACGATTTCCTGAATAATTTCATAGTGTCCGGGCTGACCCGGGCTATCCACACCCTGCTGGTGGTGGGCAGCATGACCTTTGGCATCGTGCTGGCTATCCGGCTGGGGAATGTGGCAGATTTCACGGAGGTGAGCCTGTCTCCCCACAGCCTTTACTTGGCGCAGGCTGTGGCTGCGGCTATTTCCGCCATGGGCTTTTCCATCATCTTCAACATTCCCCGGCGGCTCCTGCCTGTGGTGGGGGTGGGGGGCGTCATCACGGTGATGCTCAGAAACTTCTGCGTCATGGAACTGGGGGCTTCCCAGGCCTTCGGCTCCTTCCTGGGGGCGGCGGTGGTTGGCATCATAGCCCTGAAGGCCATCCATATCTTCCACACCCCCAATGTGGTGCTGACTATCCCTTCTGCCATACCCATGATACCCGGCGTGCTGCTCTACCGCCTGCTCTTTGCCCTGCTGAATATCTCCACCATCACCCCGGCGGCCCTGCTGGACGGCATCAGGAGCGGGGTGGAGGCTATCATCATCATCATAGGCATAGCCGTGGGAGTGGCGATTCCCAATATCTTCAATCACCGCCATATTGAGAAAGTCAAGCAGAAGCGGGTGGCAAGGCTGCTGGCTCTGCGGGACGAGGACTGA
- the sucC gene encoding ADP-forming succinate--CoA ligase subunit beta, which produces MNIHEYQSKQILKSYGVKVPEGLPAFSVEEAVENAKKLGTPVCVVKAQIHAGGRGKAGGVKVAKSLDEVKTYASEILGKVLVTHQTGPEGKKVNRLLIEAGADIKKEYYLSFVIDRNTARVVMMASTEGGMEIEKVAAETPEKIFKETIDPAVGLLPFQTSRMAYKLGLPKEAVRPAQKLMGCLYNAFVGKDCSLAEINPMVLTGDNDVMALDAKLNFDDSALFRHPDIVELRDETEEDPKELEAAAADLNYVNLGGDVACMVNGAGLAMATVDIIKYFGGEPANFLDVGGDSNPEKIAKAFNIMLEGGQSKGIFVNIFGGINRCDQVAQGILEAAKIISPDGKSLPVPVVVRLEGTNAQQGREILKNTPIENVIMAPTMEGGAETIVKLVKEAQA; this is translated from the coding sequence ATGAACATCCATGAGTATCAGAGCAAGCAGATTCTGAAGTCCTACGGCGTAAAGGTGCCGGAAGGGCTGCCGGCCTTTTCCGTGGAAGAGGCGGTGGAGAATGCCAAGAAACTGGGCACCCCCGTGTGCGTGGTGAAGGCCCAGATCCATGCCGGCGGCCGCGGCAAAGCAGGCGGCGTCAAGGTGGCGAAATCTCTGGACGAGGTCAAGACCTACGCTTCCGAGATTCTGGGCAAGGTGCTGGTGACCCACCAGACCGGCCCCGAGGGCAAGAAAGTAAACCGTCTCCTCATCGAGGCTGGAGCAGATATCAAGAAGGAATATTACCTTTCCTTCGTCATTGACAGGAATACTGCCAGAGTGGTGATGATGGCTTCCACCGAGGGCGGCATGGAAATCGAGAAAGTGGCCGCTGAGACCCCGGAGAAGATTTTCAAGGAAACCATTGACCCGGCTGTAGGGCTGCTGCCCTTCCAGACCAGTCGCATGGCTTACAAGCTGGGCCTGCCCAAAGAGGCTGTACGCCCGGCCCAGAAGCTTATGGGCTGCCTGTATAATGCCTTCGTAGGCAAGGATTGTTCTTTGGCTGAGATCAACCCCATGGTGCTCACCGGGGACAATGATGTCATGGCCCTTGATGCCAAGCTGAACTTTGACGACAGCGCCCTGTTCCGTCATCCGGATATCGTAGAGCTCCGTGACGAGACCGAGGAAGATCCCAAGGAGCTGGAGGCAGCGGCAGCTGACCTGAACTATGTCAACCTGGGCGGCGACGTGGCCTGCATGGTGAACGGCGCAGGCCTGGCCATGGCTACCGTGGACATCATCAAATACTTCGGCGGCGAGCCGGCCAACTTCCTTGATGTAGGTGGCGACTCCAATCCCGAGAAGATTGCCAAGGCTTTCAACATCATGCTGGAGGGCGGCCAGTCCAAGGGCATTTTTGTGAATATCTTCGGCGGCATCAACCGCTGCGACCAGGTGGCTCAGGGCATCCTGGAGGCTGCCAAGATCATCTCCCCGGACGGCAAGAGCCTGCCGGTGCCTGTAGTGGTGCGCCTGGAGGGTACCAACGCCCAGCAGGGTCGTGAAATCCTCAAGAATACGCCCATTGAGAACGTTATCATGGCCCCCACCATGGAGGGCGGCGCAGAGACGATTGTCAAGCTGGTCAAAGAAGCACAGGCGTGA
- a CDS encoding aldose epimerase family protein: protein MAEIKKESFGKLSDGREVFLFTLRNTKGTEVKVTSYGARLVSYIVRDKDFKKRDIVLGYDSAEAYEKDTTSMGGVVGRHANRIAGGKAVIGGKEYQLELNTGSKKQNHIHGGFKGFHLNLWDYEVLFEGVKFTYHAKDGEGGYPGNMTVTALYSLSNDNELSIKYEAECDADTICNLTNHAYFNLDGYEAGAEAAMKQKMQIFADSYTWADAESLPDGRILPVEGTPMDLREPTPIGLHIDDDFDELQMGHGYDHNWVLRDVPVEIELKPGMFGYDPTCPIDYNAGGLKKAAYVESEESGLTMTCFTTLPGIQFYSGNHLRGDLAGKNGVTFPRRSGFCLETQYFPNALANPSFPQPILKKGEKYQAQTIYTVALKD from the coding sequence ATGGCAGAAATCAAAAAAGAATCTTTCGGCAAGCTTTCAGACGGGCGTGAGGTATTCCTCTTCACCCTGCGGAATACCAAGGGTACGGAGGTGAAGGTCACTTCCTACGGCGCACGGCTGGTGAGCTATATCGTGCGGGACAAGGACTTCAAGAAGCGTGATATCGTCCTGGGCTATGACAGCGCCGAGGCCTACGAGAAGGACACCACCAGCATGGGCGGTGTAGTGGGACGCCATGCCAACCGCATTGCCGGGGGCAAGGCAGTCATAGGTGGCAAGGAATACCAGCTGGAGCTGAACACCGGCTCTAAGAAGCAGAACCATATCCACGGCGGCTTCAAGGGCTTCCATCTGAACCTCTGGGATTATGAGGTGCTCTTTGAGGGCGTGAAATTCACCTATCATGCCAAGGACGGCGAGGGCGGCTATCCCGGCAACATGACGGTGACGGCTCTCTATTCCCTGTCCAATGACAATGAGCTGTCCATCAAGTACGAGGCAGAGTGCGATGCAGACACTATCTGCAACCTCACCAACCATGCCTATTTCAACCTGGACGGCTACGAGGCAGGCGCAGAAGCTGCCATGAAGCAGAAGATGCAGATTTTTGCCGACAGCTACACCTGGGCTGATGCCGAGTCCCTGCCGGATGGCCGCATCCTGCCTGTGGAGGGCACCCCCATGGACCTGCGTGAGCCTACTCCCATCGGGCTGCACATTGACGATGACTTCGATGAACTGCAGATGGGCCACGGCTATGACCACAACTGGGTGCTCAGAGACGTGCCGGTGGAAATCGAGCTGAAGCCCGGCATGTTCGGCTATGACCCAACTTGCCCCATTGACTACAATGCAGGGGGTCTCAAGAAGGCTGCTTATGTTGAGTCCGAGGAAAGCGGCCTCACCATGACCTGCTTCACCACCCTGCCCGGTATCCAGTTCTACAGCGGCAACCACCTCAGGGGAGATCTTGCGGGCAAGAATGGCGTCACCTTCCCCCGCCGCAGCGGCTTCTGCCTGGAGACCCAATATTTCCCCAATGCCCTGGCTAATCCCTCCTTCCCCCAGCCTATCCTGAAGAAGGGCGAGAAGTATCAGGCGCAGACTATCTACACTGTGGCTCTGAAGGATTGA
- the sucD gene encoding succinate--CoA ligase subunit alpha: MGVLVNKDTKVIVQGITGKQAAFHTRQMLDYGTKIVGGVTPGKAGQEVEGVPVFNTVQDAVEATGATASVIYVPARFAADSIMEGVDAGLDLVVCITEHIPVEDMVKVRRYMEGKKTRLIGPNCPGILTTDEAKLGIIPGNIQKKGHVGLVSRSGTLTYEAAFQLMNAGIGVTTAIGIGGDPVKGTDFIDALALFKEDPETKAVLMIGEIGGNAEETAAEWIKANMPDKPVTAFISGRQAPPGKRMGHAGAIISGGKGTAADKIKALNEVGIEVADTVAHIGDTVVETLKKAGIYEECHTC; encoded by the coding sequence ATGGGAGTTTTAGTAAATAAAGATACCAAAGTCATCGTTCAGGGCATTACCGGCAAGCAGGCCGCGTTCCACACCCGCCAGATGCTGGACTACGGCACGAAGATCGTAGGCGGCGTCACCCCGGGCAAGGCAGGCCAGGAAGTGGAGGGCGTGCCCGTCTTCAATACGGTGCAGGACGCTGTGGAGGCTACGGGGGCGACTGCTTCTGTCATCTATGTGCCTGCCCGCTTCGCTGCTGACTCCATCATGGAGGGCGTAGACGCAGGCCTTGACCTGGTGGTCTGCATCACCGAGCACATTCCCGTGGAGGACATGGTGAAAGTCCGCCGCTACATGGAGGGCAAGAAGACCCGCCTCATCGGCCCAAACTGCCCCGGCATCCTCACCACTGACGAAGCCAAGCTGGGCATCATTCCCGGCAATATCCAGAAGAAAGGCCATGTAGGCCTGGTTTCCCGCTCCGGAACCCTCACCTACGAGGCTGCCTTCCAGCTCATGAACGCCGGCATCGGCGTCACCACTGCCATCGGCATCGGCGGCGACCCGGTGAAGGGCACTGACTTCATTGACGCTCTGGCCCTCTTCAAGGAGGACCCCGAGACCAAGGCTGTGCTGATGATTGGCGAAATCGGCGGCAACGCTGAGGAGACTGCTGCTGAGTGGATCAAGGCCAATATGCCGGACAAGCCGGTGACTGCCTTCATCTCTGGCCGTCAGGCGCCTCCGGGCAAACGCATGGGGCACGCCGGCGCCATCATCTCCGGCGGCAAGGGCACCGCTGCTGACAAGATCAAGGCCCTCAACGAAGTGGGCATCGAGGTGGCAGACACTGTAGCCCATATCGGTGATACGGTAGTGGAAACCTTGAAGAAGGCTGGCATCTATGAGGAGTGCCATACCTGCTAA
- the trxA gene encoding thioredoxin, giving the protein MSTKVITSENFAEEVLQAKGTVLLDFWAEWCGPCRALGPIIEEVAADHPEVKVGKVNVDEQQALAQQFGIMSIPTLVVFKDGKKVNEALGLMPKAQVESLLV; this is encoded by the coding sequence ATGAGCACGAAGGTTATTACCAGTGAGAATTTTGCTGAGGAAGTATTGCAGGCCAAGGGCACGGTGCTGCTGGATTTCTGGGCTGAGTGGTGCGGTCCCTGCCGGGCTCTCGGTCCCATCATCGAGGAAGTGGCCGCTGACCACCCTGAGGTGAAGGTGGGCAAGGTGAATGTGGATGAGCAGCAGGCTTTGGCCCAGCAGTTCGGCATCATGTCCATACCCACTCTGGTGGTGTTCAAGGATGGCAAGAAGGTGAATGAGGCCCTGGGGCTGATGCCCAAGGCACAGGTGGAAAGCCTGCTGGTATAA